One window of the Natronomonas marina genome contains the following:
- a CDS encoding pyridoxamine 5'-phosphate oxidase family protein, whose amino-acid sequence MEVVENTLGADLEAFLARPLFGHLATHHPDGPRESPVWYLWEEGAAWILGDAATDTFPARVEREPACSLGVVDFDAERGLVQHVGVRGHGTVEPFDRDRAERLLARYLGADRADWDGRFSEYVTNPTETALLVRIEPDTVVARDQSYSPAPARNRTSAP is encoded by the coding sequence ATGGAGGTAGTCGAGAACACCCTCGGTGCCGACCTGGAGGCGTTCCTGGCGCGGCCGCTGTTCGGCCACCTGGCGACGCACCACCCCGACGGGCCGCGGGAGTCGCCGGTGTGGTACCTCTGGGAGGAGGGCGCGGCCTGGATACTCGGCGACGCCGCGACCGACACGTTCCCGGCGCGGGTCGAGCGCGAACCGGCCTGCTCGCTGGGCGTGGTCGACTTCGACGCCGAACGGGGCCTCGTCCAGCACGTCGGCGTCCGCGGGCACGGTACCGTCGAACCGTTCGACCGCGACCGCGCCGAACGACTGCTGGCGCGGTACCTCGGCGCCGACCGGGCCGACTGGGACGGGCGCTTCTCTGAGTACGTCACCAACCCGACGGAGACGGCACTCCTGGTCCGCATCGAACCCGACACCGTGGTCGCCCGCGACCAGTCGTACTCGCCGGCACCGGCTCGAAACCGGACGTCGGCACCGTAG
- a CDS encoding PKD domain-containing protein, giving the protein MTQDENERRFPTVVSLGLLALMAVAVAGLVAAGGAAAQSGSGSNFDVAINATNAPVTENDTLEVEVIIENTGTETDNQQILLETEDGIQRDSTTIALDAGARVTRNLSWDTESGDAGDYTINVSSEDDFSTREVTVNDVAEFDVDIDSTNEPVLEGETLTVNATVENTDDSADTQDVELRLDGRLVDTTSLGLDGDESESVTLEWETDAGDAGDYEANVTTDTDRATTSVAVNAPPRAAFTRSPATPNLNQAVVFDASGSTDRDGDIVEYTWQIDGENVSGSETLSYTFTDPGDHEVRLYVTDDDGITTTTTRTVSVNAPPRASIPSVDATVGEEVVVEANVTDDGTISRYEWYVDGELVTTDRVLSYTFDRSGTHQIRLQVTDDDGATTATTKAISVASDATATATPTATATPTATATPPQDQPGFGPALALVALLAAALVAARRR; this is encoded by the coding sequence ATGACACAAGACGAAAACGAAAGACGGTTCCCGACGGTCGTATCGCTCGGTCTGCTCGCCCTGATGGCGGTCGCGGTCGCCGGCCTCGTCGCTGCGGGCGGGGCAGCCGCACAGTCCGGCTCCGGCAGTAACTTCGACGTGGCGATCAACGCGACGAACGCCCCGGTGACGGAGAACGACACCCTCGAGGTCGAGGTGATAATCGAGAACACCGGCACCGAGACGGACAACCAGCAGATACTCCTCGAGACGGAGGACGGCATCCAGCGGGACTCGACGACGATCGCGCTGGACGCCGGCGCGAGGGTCACCCGGAACCTGAGCTGGGACACCGAATCGGGTGACGCCGGCGACTACACGATCAACGTCTCCAGCGAGGACGACTTCTCCACCAGGGAGGTGACGGTCAACGACGTCGCGGAGTTCGACGTCGACATCGACTCGACGAACGAGCCGGTCCTGGAGGGGGAGACGCTCACCGTCAACGCCACCGTCGAGAACACCGACGACTCGGCCGACACCCAGGACGTGGAGTTGCGACTCGACGGCAGGCTGGTGGACACGACCTCCCTGGGGCTCGACGGTGACGAGTCCGAATCGGTGACGCTTGAGTGGGAGACCGACGCCGGCGACGCCGGCGACTACGAGGCCAACGTCACGACCGACACCGACCGGGCGACGACCAGCGTGGCGGTCAACGCCCCGCCGAGGGCGGCGTTCACCCGCTCGCCGGCGACGCCGAACCTGAACCAGGCGGTCGTCTTCGACGCCAGCGGCTCCACCGACCGCGACGGTGACATCGTCGAGTACACCTGGCAGATCGACGGCGAGAACGTCTCCGGTTCCGAGACGCTGTCGTACACCTTCACCGACCCCGGCGATCACGAGGTGCGGCTGTACGTCACCGACGACGACGGCATCACGACGACGACGACGCGGACGGTCTCGGTCAACGCGCCCCCGAGAGCGTCGATTCCGTCCGTCGACGCGACGGTCGGCGAGGAGGTCGTCGTCGAGGCGAACGTGACCGACGACGGCACCATCTCGCGCTACGAGTGGTACGTCGACGGCGAGTTGGTGACGACCGACAGGGTCCTCTCGTACACCTTCGACCGGAGCGGAACCCACCAGATTCGGCTCCAGGTGACCGACGACGACGGCGCGACGACCGCCACGACGAAGGCGATAAGCGTCGCAAGCGACGCGACGGCGACGGCGACCCCGACGGCGACGGCGACCCCGACCGCCACGGCGACGCCGCCGCAGGACCAGCCCGGGTTCGGTCCCGCCCTCGCGCTGGTGGCGCTCCTCGCGGCCGCGCTCGTGGCCGCGAGGCGACGGTAA